Proteins co-encoded in one Kutzneria chonburiensis genomic window:
- a CDS encoding TIGR01777 family oxidoreductase: MKVAITGSSGLIGTALRESYEDDGHTVVRLPRVVEDVNGVDVVVNLAGAGIGARRWTASYRDVILRSRVDTTSSLVAAIERARRPPKALLSASGVSYYGDRGDEVLTESSVGGRGFLPSVVRQWEAAAVADIPVCHLRFGLVMTPAGGVLRELVPFFRAGLGAQFGSGRQFWSWISLVDAVRAIRHLPGAQGPYNVTAPEPVRNSEFTRVLASTLGRPAVLRVPGWSLRLALGGVAGDALESIRARPDRLVEAGFRFEHGTIAAALEPLRTR; the protein is encoded by the coding sequence GTGAAGGTCGCGATCACCGGATCCAGTGGGCTGATCGGGACGGCGCTGCGTGAGTCCTATGAGGACGATGGGCACACCGTGGTCCGGCTGCCTCGGGTGGTGGAGGACGTCAACGGTGTCGACGTGGTGGTGAACCTGGCCGGGGCCGGCATCGGGGCGCGGCGGTGGACGGCTTCGTACCGGGACGTCATTCTGCGCAGCCGGGTTGACACGACATCGTCTCTGGTGGCGGCGATCGAGCGGGCTCGGCGGCCGCCGAAGGCGCTGCTGTCGGCCTCGGGCGTGAGCTACTACGGCGATCGCGGTGACGAGGTGCTGACCGAGAGTTCCGTTGGTGGCAGAGGGTTTCTGCCGTCCGTGGTGCGCCAGTGGGAAGCGGCGGCGGTGGCCGACATCCCCGTGTGCCACCTGCGTTTCGGTCTCGTGATGACGCCGGCCGGCGGTGTTCTTCGGGAGCTCGTGCCCTTCTTTCGGGCCGGGCTCGGCGCTCAATTCGGCTCTGGGCGGCAGTTCTGGAGTTGGATCTCCCTTGTCGACGCCGTGCGGGCGATCCGGCATCTTCCTGGCGCGCAAGGGCCGTACAACGTGACCGCGCCCGAACCGGTGCGCAACAGTGAGTTCACGCGGGTCCTGGCCTCCACGCTCGGCCGCCCGGCGGTGCTGCGGGTTCCGGGCTGGTCGCTGCGGCTGGCGCTGGGCGGCGTGGCCGGCGACGCATTGGAGAGCATTCGCGCGCGGCCCGATCGCCTGGTCGAGGCCGGTTTCCGGTTCGAGCACGGGACCATCGCCGCGGCGCTGGAACCACTGCGGACGCGGTGA
- the eccCa gene encoding type VII secretion protein EccCa, which produces MSTALFRRPPRAPRPTVPAGDVLLQPPPELPKPDTGNVWLTALPALSGLGSVAYLLGGAANPITYVAGSFFLFSSLAMVAGSLLRSRSTQKGDSQQIRRDYLRYLGRMRQQVRRTASAQHESLGWGAPDPEQLWAVAASKRLWERRPTDEDFGVVRIGRGPQYLATQLVPGESGPVEDLDPLAALALKRFISTHTVVPDLPVQVSLRRFAAIGIGGDRDAARAVVRSLVAHVATFHPPQDLRILICTSDQDGPAWGWAKWLPHCHHPDEVDYAGPLRMINPSLVALEDGLGVELTRRPRFNRTAEPDPDAPHVLVVIDGGMVAGTELVLGHDGLQAVTVVDLDGRAGDLIRAHGLELVVDDGEVAVRNGSRLEPLGTADAMPTPVAAALAQQLGGHRLDVTSGADDLATTSQTLPGLLGITDAGAMDLDVLWKPRPLRDRLRVPIGISADGTVLDLDIKESAQDGMGPHGLVVGATGSGKSELLRTLVLGMAATHPPDQLNLVLVDFKGGATFAKMGHLPQVAAVITNLEDDLSLVDRMQEALSGEMNRRQEILRDAGNLVSVRDYERARQNGAGLPPLPSLFVVVDEFSELLSQKPDFADLFVQIGRLGRSLGLHLLLASQRLDEGRLRGLEAHLSYRIGLRTFSAQESRTAIGVPDANDLPNAPGHGFLKTDTATLRRFRAAYVSGAYHSGEDRDGQSLLGVGDVRPFTARSLPVPAGLDYLPSVDDDDEDEENPSRPTMLSVMVDQLIGQGSPAHQVWLPPLDAPDTLDALLPGLAVRPGRGFGAAPELAPLTVPIGTVDRPYHQRRDPMLIDLAGSGGHVAIVGGPRSGKSTMVRTLVAALALRHTPAEIQVYCLDFSGTLFAMSGLPHVGRVAGRQDNEVVRRTVAEVSAVVERRETRFRELGVDTMADYRRLRAEGKVGDDPFGDVFLVVDGWSVLRQDYEDLEAYLLNLVGRSLTYGVHMVLTANRWLDLRLGLRDLIGAKIELKLGDALDSEIDRKAQQAVPADRPGRGVTRERLHFLGAVPRVDGRSSADDLAVGIADLITKINENWSGQPAPAVRLLPRLIEFRDLPAQPGITIGVEGQRLEPIVLADQGLVLIGDSESGKTSTLRAIARQVVARGEPKAAKIALIDYRMTMLGEFEGQEVLAYGTTPQQTVEIVAGLVEGFTKRLPDTDVTPEQLRNRSWWTGPDVHIVVDDYDLVANSVGNPLAPLLDFLPQARNIGLHLYLARQAGGAGSALLEPVLRRMRELSFPAVVLSAPPDEGTMFGVRPSRLPAGRGTLVHRRLGAVPVQLARLDSHHD; this is translated from the coding sequence GTGTCAACTGCGCTGTTCCGACGGCCGCCGAGAGCGCCGCGGCCGACCGTCCCGGCCGGCGACGTCCTGCTGCAACCGCCGCCCGAGCTGCCCAAACCCGACACCGGAAACGTGTGGCTGACGGCGTTGCCCGCGCTGAGCGGCCTCGGCTCGGTGGCCTACCTGCTCGGCGGCGCGGCCAACCCGATCACCTACGTGGCCGGCTCGTTCTTCCTGTTCTCCTCGCTGGCCATGGTCGCCGGCTCGCTGCTGCGCTCGAGATCCACCCAGAAGGGTGACTCTCAGCAAATTCGTCGGGACTACCTGCGCTACCTGGGCCGGATGCGCCAGCAGGTGCGCCGGACCGCGTCCGCGCAGCACGAGTCGCTGGGCTGGGGCGCGCCGGATCCGGAGCAGCTGTGGGCGGTCGCGGCCAGCAAACGGCTGTGGGAGCGCCGGCCGACCGACGAGGACTTCGGCGTGGTGCGGATCGGCCGCGGCCCGCAGTACCTGGCCACGCAGCTGGTGCCGGGCGAGTCGGGACCGGTCGAGGACCTGGATCCGTTGGCCGCCTTGGCCCTCAAGCGTTTCATCAGCACCCACACGGTGGTGCCGGACCTGCCGGTGCAGGTGTCGCTGCGCCGGTTCGCGGCCATCGGCATCGGCGGCGACCGCGATGCCGCACGAGCCGTGGTGCGCTCACTTGTTGCCCACGTCGCCACGTTTCATCCACCGCAGGACCTGCGGATCCTGATCTGCACGTCCGATCAGGACGGCCCGGCCTGGGGCTGGGCCAAGTGGCTGCCGCACTGCCACCACCCCGACGAGGTGGACTACGCCGGCCCGCTGCGGATGATCAACCCGTCGCTGGTCGCGCTGGAAGACGGCCTTGGCGTGGAGCTGACCCGCCGGCCCCGCTTCAACCGCACCGCCGAGCCGGATCCCGACGCCCCGCACGTGCTGGTGGTGATCGACGGCGGCATGGTGGCCGGCACGGAACTCGTGCTGGGCCACGACGGCCTGCAAGCGGTCACCGTGGTGGACCTGGACGGCCGGGCCGGCGATCTGATCCGTGCGCACGGCCTGGAGCTGGTCGTCGACGACGGAGAAGTGGCTGTACGCAACGGAAGCCGGCTGGAGCCGCTGGGCACGGCCGACGCGATGCCGACGCCGGTGGCGGCGGCGCTGGCCCAGCAGCTGGGCGGCCACCGCCTGGACGTGACCTCGGGTGCCGACGATCTGGCCACCACCAGCCAGACCCTGCCCGGCCTGCTCGGCATCACCGATGCCGGCGCGATGGACCTGGACGTGCTGTGGAAGCCTCGCCCGCTGCGCGACCGGCTGCGGGTGCCGATCGGCATCAGCGCCGACGGCACCGTGCTGGACCTGGACATCAAGGAGTCCGCGCAGGACGGCATGGGCCCGCACGGCCTGGTCGTCGGCGCGACCGGCTCCGGCAAGTCCGAGCTGCTGCGCACGCTGGTGCTGGGCATGGCCGCGACCCACCCGCCAGACCAGCTCAACCTGGTGCTGGTGGACTTCAAGGGCGGCGCGACCTTCGCCAAGATGGGGCACCTTCCGCAGGTCGCGGCGGTGATCACCAACCTCGAAGATGATCTGTCCCTCGTGGACCGCATGCAGGAGGCGCTGTCCGGCGAGATGAACCGCCGGCAGGAGATCCTGCGCGACGCCGGCAACCTGGTGTCGGTCCGGGACTACGAGCGCGCCCGGCAGAACGGGGCCGGTCTGCCGCCGCTGCCCAGCCTCTTCGTCGTGGTCGACGAGTTTTCCGAGCTGTTGAGCCAGAAACCCGACTTCGCCGATCTGTTCGTCCAAATTGGACGCCTTGGCCGGTCGCTCGGGCTGCACCTGCTGCTGGCCTCGCAGCGACTGGACGAAGGTCGGCTGCGGGGGCTGGAGGCGCACCTGTCGTACCGGATCGGCCTGCGCACGTTCTCGGCGCAGGAGAGCCGCACGGCCATCGGCGTGCCAGACGCCAACGACCTGCCCAACGCGCCCGGTCATGGCTTCCTCAAGACCGACACCGCGACGCTGCGGCGGTTCCGCGCGGCCTACGTGTCCGGCGCCTACCACTCCGGCGAGGACCGGGATGGCCAGTCGCTGCTCGGTGTGGGCGACGTCCGGCCGTTCACCGCGCGCTCGCTGCCGGTGCCGGCTGGGCTGGACTATCTGCCGTCGGTGGACGACGACGATGAGGACGAGGAGAACCCCAGCCGGCCAACGATGTTGTCGGTGATGGTGGACCAGCTGATCGGCCAGGGCAGCCCGGCGCACCAGGTCTGGCTGCCGCCGCTGGACGCCCCGGACACGCTCGACGCGCTGCTGCCGGGCCTGGCCGTGCGACCGGGGCGGGGCTTCGGCGCGGCGCCGGAGCTGGCCCCGCTGACCGTGCCGATCGGCACGGTTGACCGGCCGTACCACCAGCGGCGGGACCCGATGTTGATCGACCTCGCCGGGTCCGGCGGCCACGTCGCCATCGTCGGCGGGCCGCGGTCGGGCAAGTCGACCATGGTCCGCACGCTGGTCGCGGCGCTGGCGCTGCGGCACACGCCGGCCGAGATCCAGGTGTACTGCCTGGACTTCAGCGGCACGCTGTTCGCGATGTCCGGCCTGCCGCACGTCGGCCGGGTCGCCGGCCGACAGGACAACGAGGTCGTCCGGCGGACGGTGGCCGAGGTCAGCGCGGTGGTGGAGCGCCGCGAGACCCGCTTCCGCGAGCTGGGCGTGGACACCATGGCCGACTACCGACGGCTGCGGGCCGAGGGCAAGGTCGGCGACGACCCGTTCGGCGACGTCTTCCTGGTCGTGGACGGCTGGTCGGTGCTGCGCCAGGACTACGAGGACCTGGAGGCATACCTGCTCAACCTGGTCGGCCGCTCGCTGACCTACGGCGTGCACATGGTGCTGACCGCCAACCGCTGGCTCGACCTGCGGCTGGGCCTGCGGGACCTGATCGGCGCCAAGATCGAGCTCAAGCTGGGCGACGCGCTGGATTCGGAGATCGACCGCAAGGCCCAGCAGGCGGTGCCGGCCGACCGGCCCGGTCGCGGCGTGACTCGGGAGCGTCTGCACTTCCTCGGCGCGGTGCCCCGGGTGGACGGCCGCAGCAGCGCCGACGACCTCGCCGTCGGCATCGCCGATCTGATCACCAAGATCAACGAGAACTGGTCCGGCCAGCCGGCGCCCGCGGTTCGCCTGCTGCCGCGTCTGATCGAGTTCCGCGACCTACCGGCCCAGCCGGGCATCACCATCGGCGTGGAGGGTCAGCGCCTGGAGCCGATTGTGTTGGCTGATCAGGGTTTGGTGCTGATCGGTGACAGCGAGTCGGGCAAAACCTCGACGCTGCGGGCCATCGCCCGGCAGGTGGTGGCGCGGGGCGAGCCGAAGGCGGCGAAGATCGCGCTGATCGACTACCGGATGACCATGCTCGGCGAGTTCGAGGGTCAGGAGGTGCTGGCCTACGGCACGACGCCGCAGCAGACCGTGGAGATCGTCGCCGGGCTGGTCGAGGGCTTCACCAAACGCTTGCCGGACACCGATGTCACGCCCGAGCAGCTGCGCAACCGGTCCTGGTGGACCGGGCCGGACGTGCACATCGTCGTCGACGACTACGACCTGGTGGCCAACTCGGTCGGCAATCCGCTGGCCCCGCTGCTGGACTTCCTGCCGCAGGCGCGCAACATCGGGCTGCATCTGTATCTGGCCCGGCAGGCCGGCGGCGCGGGGTCGGCGTTGCTGGAGCCGGTGCTGCGGCGGATGCGCGAGCTGAGCTTCCCGGCCGTGGTGCTCAGCGCGCCGCCGGACGAGGGCACCATGTTCGGCGTACGACCTTCGAGGTTGCCGGCCGGGCGCGGGACGTTGGTGCACCGGCGATTGGGCGCGGTTCCGGTGCAGCTGGCCCGGTTGGACTCGCACCATGACTGA
- the eccD gene encoding type VII secretion integral membrane protein EccD gives MQAETGAFCRIAVAGPRTRVDLAVPAGIPLAHLLPTLLRHAADGGGDDGGVGHGGWAVSKTDGSRLDAALSLAGSGIHDGDVLVLHPARDRTPPPLYDDVVEVIGAGGVHTAWESAQTRVACGVVAAIAVLSATATVAFNGSQVGGYLALVAAVLLLLGGGALARASGDLPAGILTSALAAPVGAVGAGVLLGGDWGRGHLLLASAVFLLVAGLGPVVVGGGDALFAAVGVLGLFGLLGGLVAVIGEVGPGRAAAVVAPLALAITTVMPTLALRAARLPRPVLPRSAEDLADLPGQVELERTQQRVSRARQLFTGLIAGCHAAVGIGIALLAFDVTLWSAVLAAVLTVLVVLRSRLFRERAQVLAPVVTVAFVFVAGTGAAVTRFASDITAMLGIAAPVLVGLALVAGLIGVSSGRRPANPRLVRLLDLTETFLLLAVVPLVLAVWDVYSALLDLHA, from the coding sequence GTGCAGGCAGAGACCGGGGCCTTTTGCCGTATCGCGGTGGCCGGTCCGCGGACCAGGGTCGACCTCGCGGTGCCGGCCGGCATTCCGCTGGCCCACCTGCTGCCGACCCTGCTGCGGCACGCCGCCGACGGCGGTGGCGACGACGGCGGGGTCGGGCATGGCGGCTGGGCCGTCAGCAAGACCGACGGTTCGCGGCTGGATGCCGCCCTGAGCCTGGCCGGTTCGGGGATTCACGACGGCGACGTGCTCGTGCTGCATCCGGCACGGGACCGCACACCGCCGCCGTTGTACGACGACGTCGTCGAGGTGATCGGCGCCGGCGGCGTGCACACCGCCTGGGAGAGCGCCCAGACCCGGGTCGCTTGCGGGGTTGTCGCCGCCATCGCCGTGCTGTCCGCGACCGCCACCGTGGCCTTCAACGGCAGTCAGGTCGGCGGTTATCTGGCGCTGGTCGCCGCGGTGTTGTTGCTGCTCGGCGGCGGTGCGTTGGCCCGGGCTTCCGGTGATCTCCCAGCCGGCATCCTCACGTCCGCGTTGGCCGCCCCGGTCGGGGCCGTCGGCGCCGGCGTGCTGCTCGGCGGCGACTGGGGCCGTGGACACCTGCTGTTGGCCAGCGCCGTGTTTCTGCTGGTCGCGGGCCTCGGGCCGGTGGTCGTCGGTGGCGGCGACGCGCTGTTCGCGGCTGTGGGCGTACTGGGACTGTTCGGCCTGCTGGGCGGGTTGGTGGCCGTGATCGGCGAGGTCGGTCCGGGGCGGGCCGCCGCCGTCGTCGCGCCGTTGGCGTTGGCCATCACGACCGTCATGCCGACCTTGGCCTTGCGCGCCGCCCGGCTGCCTCGGCCCGTGTTGCCGCGCTCCGCCGAGGACCTCGCCGACCTGCCGGGCCAGGTCGAGTTGGAGCGCACCCAGCAGCGTGTTTCCCGGGCGCGGCAACTGTTCACCGGGCTCATCGCCGGTTGTCATGCCGCCGTCGGCATCGGCATTGCCTTGCTGGCCTTTGATGTCACGTTGTGGTCGGCCGTGCTCGCCGCCGTGCTCACGGTCCTGGTCGTGCTGCGCTCCCGGCTGTTCCGGGAACGGGCTCAGGTCTTGGCCCCCGTCGTCACCGTGGCCTTCGTTTTCGTTGCCGGCACCGGCGCTGCCGTCACGCGCTTCGCTTCCGACATCACCGCCATGCTCGGCATCGCCGCTCCCGTGCTGGTCGGCTTGGCCTTGGTGGCCGGCTTGATCGGCGTGAGCAGCGGCCGGCGGCCGGCCAACCCCCGGCTCGTCCGGCTGCTCGACCTGACCGAGACCTTCTTGCTGCTGGCCGTCGTGCCTCTGGTGTTGGCCGTGTGGGACGTGTACAGCGCGTTGTTGGATCTGCACGCATGA
- the mycP gene encoding type VII secretion-associated serine protease mycosin, producing MIDRLGLPRVKDLSTGSGVTVAVVDSGVDSRHPKLAPAVIGGLDLAVVNDPRIFTESPGTPEDCQNHGTMIAGLIAARPLDDDRVVGVAPDAKIAAIRMVGTISDLPDALIAQAIRDGADRGSVLNLSFALPVDRPSIKAAVQYALSKDVVVVAAAGNEQQSQPGQTWYPAAYDGVLAVAAVDSNGAPIAQSNQGPWVGIAAPGSDLTSTASGGSGYLTQSGTSFATAIVSGVAALVRSRFPGLSGPAVVQRLVSTAVPVAGRRDDKVGAGIVDPFAALTAPRVSPSTSDRPGSVAVLPRPAEDAGFGPVLQAALAWAGGLALAGLLALVGGIAFRRAAHRRWRPGGRDDVREKPEAVEPTEVELL from the coding sequence ATGATCGACCGGCTCGGTCTGCCTCGCGTGAAGGACCTCAGCACCGGGTCCGGCGTCACCGTCGCCGTTGTCGATTCCGGTGTGGACAGTCGCCACCCCAAGCTCGCCCCGGCCGTCATCGGCGGCCTCGACCTGGCCGTCGTGAACGATCCTCGCATTTTTACGGAATCTCCCGGCACGCCTGAGGACTGCCAGAACCACGGCACCATGATCGCCGGCCTGATCGCCGCCCGGCCTCTCGACGACGACCGCGTGGTCGGCGTAGCCCCCGACGCCAAGATCGCCGCCATCCGTATGGTCGGCACCATCTCCGACCTGCCCGATGCCCTCATCGCCCAGGCCATCCGCGACGGCGCCGACCGTGGTTCGGTGTTGAACCTCTCGTTCGCCCTCCCCGTCGACCGTCCGTCCATCAAGGCCGCCGTTCAGTACGCCCTGTCCAAGGACGTCGTCGTTGTCGCCGCCGCCGGCAACGAGCAGCAGTCCCAGCCCGGCCAGACCTGGTACCCCGCCGCTTACGACGGTGTTCTGGCCGTCGCCGCCGTCGACTCCAACGGCGCCCCCATCGCCCAGTCCAATCAGGGGCCTTGGGTCGGCATCGCCGCCCCCGGTTCCGACCTCACCAGCACCGCTTCCGGCGGCAGCGGCTACCTCACCCAGTCCGGCACCAGCTTCGCCACCGCCATCGTCTCCGGCGTCGCCGCCCTCGTCCGCTCCCGCTTCCCCGGGCTCTCCGGCCCCGCCGTCGTTCAGCGGCTGGTCAGCACGGCCGTGCCCGTGGCGGGCAGGCGTGACGACAAGGTTGGCGCCGGCATCGTGGATCCGTTCGCTGCTCTTACCGCTCCCAGGGTTTCTCCGTCCACTTCGGACCGGCCGGGCTCTGTCGCCGTGCTTCCTCGACCTGCTGAGGATGCCGGGTTCGGTCCCGTGTTGCAGGCCGCCCTTGCCTGGGCTGGGGGTCTGGCTTTGGCCGGGTTGTTGGCGTTGGTCGGCGGGATCGCTTTTCGGCGGGCTGCTCATCGGCGGTGGCGGCCGGGTGGGCGGGATGACGTGCGGGAGAAGCCGGAGGCCGTGGAACCGACCGAGGTGGAGTTGTTGTAG